In Quercus lobata isolate SW786 chromosome 12, ValleyOak3.0 Primary Assembly, whole genome shotgun sequence, a genomic segment contains:
- the LOC115970225 gene encoding uncharacterized protein LOC115970225, producing MFLLLITNTVKNLWDSWNIRAVVLLSPALQVLLILLAPIRKRTTQRIWILFIWVSYLLADWAASFAVGHISNGSKDSNNPCNKEDLVTSVGHYLSSNKFKVSSCGDDKQRDAFSSKTVDLLAFWAPFLLVHLGGPDTITAFALEDNELWRRHFFSLIVQLVATVYVFWLTLPKNKLWIPTLLMFGAGIIKYLERTLALFLASLNRFRESMLKEPDPGPNYAKLMEEYSSKKEAGLPTHIEMTPEPGKESKLAANVKEGRLSNVEVVTYAYKYFKIFRGLIVDLIFSFRERNESRNFFQQRTAEEALQVIELELNFIYEAFYTKVVVVHSKIGYIFRIVSILFVLVAFGFFYSLDKRGFVEIDVMVTYTLLYGAICLDLIALIMLFFSDWTVAAIYTKWADGQLGNCYMKIANRYLDGKKLRWTLSEGFEELDTLSLLRRWSESVSCFNLIAYCLKQSPYADKGPIRRWIDKTIDKYGLRNLVNDFSCGEKIPTKKLPKKLWEFIFEELLEKSKDAADDAETTKRICSARGAYAIQEGFWESDDHYQNIAKPYIENVAYDESLLLWHVATELCFQKAQAKAADIEGGSSVTHAKTVENNGQCHFSKLLSDYMIYLLVKQPDMMSAVAGIGQLRYRDTCAETENFFSRRGIKVKHGPKVACNAILGVDTEVRPVYVKGDRSKSVLFDACMLAKELEKLGEEKRWKIIIKVWVEMLSYAASHCRPATHAKEVSKGGQLISFVWLLMAHFGLGEQFQINEGHARAKLIVGK from the coding sequence ATGTTTCTGTTACTTATTACAAATACTGTGAAGAATCTATGGGACTCATGGAATATCAGGGCGGTGGTTCTCTTAAGCCCGGCACTACAGGTCTTGTTGATACTGCTTGCTCCTATCAGAAAACGCACGACTCAAAGAATATGGATCTTGTTCATCTGGGTATCTTACTTGCTGGCTGATTGGGCCGCAAGCTTTGCTGTTGGACACATCTCTAACGGTAGCAAAGACTCTAATAATCCTTGTAATAAGGAAGATTTAGTTACTAGTGTTGGACACTACCTTTCCAGCAATAAATTCAAAGTCTCTAGTTGCGGTGATGATAAGCAGAGAGACGCATTCTCCAGCAAAACTGTTGACCTTTTGGCATTTTGGGCTCCCTTCCTTTTGGTACATTTGGGTGGACCAGACACTATAACTGCATTTGCCCTTGAGGATAATGAGCTGTGGCGTAGGCACTTTTTCAGCCTCATCGTCCAACTTGTAGCGACTGTTTACGTCTTCTGGCTCACACTTCCGAAAAACAAGCTATGGATCCCAACATTGTTAATGTTTGGGGCAGGAATCATCAAGTATCTTGAGCGGACATTAGCACTATTTCTTGCAAGCTTGAATAGGTTCCGAGAATCCATGCTTAAAGAACCTGATCCGGGGCCCAACTATGCAAAGCTCATGGAGGAATACTCTTCAAAGAAAGAAGCTGGACTACCAACACATATAGAAATGACTCCAGAACCAGGTAAAGAATCAAAGCTTGCAGCTAATGTGAAAGAAGGAAGATTAAGCAATGTTGAAGTTGTGACATATGCTTACAAGTACTTCAAAATATTCAGGGGTCTCATCGTTGACCTTATCTTCAGCTTCCGCGAGCGAAATGAAAGCCGAAATTTTTTCCAGCAAAGAACAGCTGAAGAAGCGCTTCAAGTGATAGAGTTAGAACTCAACTTCATCTATGAAGCTTTCTATACCAAGGTGGTTGTGGTGCATAGTAAAATCGGATACATATTCCGGATTGTATCCATTCTTTTCGTTTTGGTGGCCTTTGGATTCTTCTATTCCTTGGACAAGCGTGGTTTTGTGGAAATTGATGTCATGGTCACCTACACTTTACTATATGGTGCCATATGCCTGGATCTAATTGCTCTCATCATGCTTTTTTTCTCTGATTGGACTGTTGCCGCTATCTATACCAAATGGGCCGATGGGCAATTAGGAAATTGCTATATGAAAATTGCCAACAGATATCTTGATGGAAAGAAGTTAAGGTGGACGCTATCTGAAGGGTTTGAAGAATTGGACACGTTAAGTCTGCTTCGCAGGTGGTCTGAATCCGTGTCATGTTTTAATCTCATAGCTTATTGCCTCAAGCAAAGTCCATATGCAGACAAAGGGCCTATTAGACGTTGGATCGATAAAACCATTGATAAATATGGTCTTAGGAACCTTGTAAATGATTTCTCCTGTGGagaaaaaattccaacaaaGAAACTCCCTAAAAAGCTATGGGAATTTATCTTTGAAGAGCTGCTAGAGAAATCCAAAGACGCCGCAGATGATGCAGAAACTACCAAAAGGATATGCTCAGCTAGAGGTGCTTATGCTATCCAAGAAGGCTTTTGGGAAAGCGACGACCACTATCAAAACATAGCAAAGCCCTATATCGAAAATGTTGCTTATGATGAGAGTCTTCTGTTGTGGCACGTTGCAACTGAACTCTGCTTTCAGAAAGCCCAAGCCAAAGCTGCAGATATTGAAGGAGGCAGTTCCGTTACCCATGCCAAAACTGTAGAAAATAACGGCCAATGCCATTTCAGCAAGCTCCTCTCAGATTACATGATATATCTTTTAGTGAAGCAGCCTGACATGATGTCTGCGGTGGCTGGAATAGGGCAATTAAGATATCGGGATACCTGTGCCGAAACTGAAAATTTCTTTAGTAGGAGGGGTATAAAAGTAAAACACGGTCCGAAAGTTGCCTGCAATGCCATCCTTGGCGTGGATACAGAAGTTAGACCTGTTTATGTAAAGGGAGATAGAAGCAAATCTGTACTGTTTGATGCATGTATGCTGGCCAAAGAGCTGGAAAAACTGGGCGAGGAGAAGAGATGGAAGATAATCATCAAAGTATGGGTGGAAATGTTGTCATATGCCGCTAGTCATTGCAGACCAGCTACCCATGCAAAGGAAGTAAGTAAAGGTGGACaacttatttcttttgtttggttactCATGGCTCATTTTGGCCTGGGGGAGCAGTTCCAAATCAATGAGGGCCATGCTAGGGCAAAACTGATTGTGGGTAAGTAG